A genome region from Nitrospirota bacterium includes the following:
- a CDS encoding molybdenum cofactor biosynthesis protein MoaE: protein MITIKLFAILKDRAGRDELQVPYSGGPVVDLLKQVAAVYPALADLLSPGRIMVSVNQEFVRQDAPVRDGDEVALMPPFSGGSGRAPIRVQHEPFSVDEELERMKQSSNSIGGIVTFLGTTRDISRDKAVSKLEFEHYPGMAEKKLAEIRERAIREYGVIDVSIIHRVGTLPVGENIVLIAVAAMHRDEAFKGCRFCIDELKRITPIWKKETTSEGEVWVEEHP from the coding sequence ATGATTACGATCAAGCTCTTCGCCATATTAAAGGACCGGGCAGGACGGGATGAACTGCAGGTGCCCTATTCAGGAGGGCCGGTCGTTGATCTGTTGAAACAGGTGGCGGCCGTTTATCCTGCGCTGGCGGACCTCCTGTCACCGGGCAGGATCATGGTGTCCGTCAACCAGGAATTCGTGAGGCAGGACGCGCCTGTCCGCGACGGGGACGAGGTGGCGCTCATGCCGCCTTTTTCGGGCGGGAGCGGACGGGCGCCGATCAGGGTCCAGCACGAGCCTTTCTCGGTCGACGAGGAGCTCGAACGAATGAAGCAGTCATCGAACTCGATCGGCGGCATCGTGACCTTCCTGGGCACCACGCGCGACATCTCGCGGGACAAGGCCGTGTCAAAGCTGGAGTTCGAGCACTATCCGGGGATGGCGGAGAAGAAGCTTGCGGAGATCAGGGAGCGTGCGATCAGGGAATACGGGGTGATCGATGTCTCGATCATCCACCGCGTGGGAACGCTGCCCGTGGGGGAGAACATCGTGCTGATCGCCGTCGCCGCAATGCACCGCGACGAGGCGTTCAAAGGCTGCCGGTTCTGCATTGACGAGTTGAAGCGGATCACGCCGATCTGGAAGAAGGAGACCACTTCCGAGGGAGAGGTATGGGTGGAGGAACATCCCTGA
- a CDS encoding MerR family transcriptional regulator: MVADGLDVLKDKDAPLYTMGVAAKLVGTTAQTLRLYEKHGLILPTRERRNRLYTENDIKWLRCIRELIHAKKISIEGIKKLLDYAPCWEIKDCPDERRATCTAFTDKGKPCWETTRCKMENDCTTCVVFLKNGKKAAKK, from the coding sequence ATGGTAGCTGACGGCCTGGACGTTTTGAAAGACAAGGATGCACCGCTCTACACCATGGGTGTTGCGGCAAAGCTCGTGGGGACCACGGCACAGACGCTCCGCCTCTATGAGAAGCACGGTTTGATCCTTCCGACCCGCGAGCGCCGGAACAGGCTCTACACGGAGAATGACATCAAGTGGCTTCGCTGCATCCGGGAGTTGATCCACGCCAAAAAGATCAGCATCGAAGGCATCAAGAAGCTTCTTGACTATGCGCCCTGCTGGGAGATCAAGGACTGCCCCGACGAGCGGCGCGCGACCTGCACGGCGTTCACGGACAAGGGGAAACCCTGCTGGGAGACGACCCGCTGCAAAATGGAGAACGATTGTACCACCTGCGTGGTGTTCCTGAAGAACGGCAAGAAGGCGGCGAAAAAATGA
- a CDS encoding cytochrome c biogenesis protein CcdA has protein sequence MELSQGLTPYILLYALAMGFISFASPCILPLIPSYVSYITGISYDELVDRESRRKNMNITLLHSLAFVGGFSLIFVLLGATASLAGSVLSRHLDTIRIVGGILIIIMGVFVMDVVNIPFLQREAKIHLKSRPVGFAGTVVVGMIFGAGWTPCTGPFLGSVLALAMTTDTLGRGMALLACYSIGLGVPFILSAVAISAFLSSFERLKRHFRAIKIASGVILIAMGLLLVTDKMTMLTSSILNAWETVKKLW, from the coding sequence ATGGAACTGTCTCAGGGATTAACGCCGTATATCCTGCTGTATGCGCTCGCCATGGGCTTCATCTCGTTTGCATCTCCCTGCATTCTTCCGCTCATCCCCTCCTACGTATCGTACATAACCGGGATAAGCTACGACGAACTGGTGGACCGGGAATCTCGCAGGAAGAACATGAACATAACCCTGCTCCATTCCCTGGCGTTCGTAGGGGGATTCTCGCTGATCTTCGTGCTCCTGGGAGCCACGGCGAGCCTGGCGGGAAGCGTCCTCTCCCGGCACCTCGACACGATCCGGATCGTCGGCGGCATCCTCATCATCATCATGGGCGTTTTCGTGATGGATGTGGTCAATATCCCGTTCCTGCAGCGGGAGGCGAAGATCCATCTCAAGAGCCGGCCCGTCGGCTTTGCCGGCACCGTCGTCGTCGGGATGATCTTCGGCGCAGGCTGGACCCCCTGCACGGGCCCGTTCCTGGGGTCGGTGCTGGCCTTGGCCATGACTACGGACACGCTCGGCAGGGGCATGGCGCTCCTGGCATGCTACTCGATCGGCCTGGGCGTCCCCTTCATCCTGTCTGCCGTCGCCATCAGCGCATTCCTCTCGTCCTTCGAGCGGCTGAAGAGGCATTTCCGGGCAATAAAGATAGCAAGCGGCGTCATCCTGATCGCCATGGGGCTGCTCCTGGTGACCGATAAGATGACGATGCTCACATCCTCTATTCTGAATGCATGGGAGACGGTGAAAAAATTATGGTAG
- the aspS gene encoding aspartate--tRNA ligase codes for MKKTHSCGDLTRKDVGATVTLMGWVNTRRDHGGLVFIDLRDRAGITQVVINPETSPEAHKTAHEIRSEFVLSVTGTVAPRPGNTVNTKLPTGEIEVLVSELTVLNPSKPLPFMIEDETDVAESIRLKYRYLDLRRPSLQKVLLTRHAITRTVRRFLDDHGFVDVETPFLTKSTPEGARDYLVPSRVNPGMFFALPQSPQLFKQILMVAGFERYYQIVKCFRDEDLRADRQPEFTQIDLEMSFVEEADVMSLMEELLAEVFRAVKGVELQRPFPRLAFQEAMDRYGSDKPDTRFGLELKDISDIAKASDFKVFLQAVELGGQVKGFAAPGMAGLSRKEVDDLTNEAKIFGAKGLAWIKVVDSGFESPIAKFFKDGQVKAIADRLGAKRGDLMMFIADNRKVVAETLGYLRLLLGKRLNLIDESRFNFLWVTDFPLVEWNADEKRYDAMHHPFTAPRDEDLPFMESDPLKVRAKAYDIVLNGSEIGGGSIRIHRSEVQSKMFGLLNISEEDARKKFGFLLEALEFGAPPHGGLAFGLDRLTAILTGATSIRDVIAFPKTQKAVCVMTEAPSRVTPAQLRELSIKLDIVE; via the coding sequence ATGAAGAAAACACATTCCTGCGGCGACTTGACGAGGAAGGATGTGGGCGCCACGGTAACGCTCATGGGCTGGGTCAACACGAGGCGGGACCACGGCGGGCTCGTTTTCATCGATCTCCGCGATCGCGCAGGGATCACGCAGGTGGTCATCAATCCCGAAACATCCCCTGAGGCGCATAAGACCGCCCATGAGATCCGGAGCGAGTTTGTGCTTTCGGTCACCGGAACGGTCGCTCCCCGGCCGGGCAATACGGTGAACACCAAGCTTCCCACCGGAGAGATCGAGGTTCTCGTGAGCGAACTGACGGTCCTGAACCCGTCCAAGCCCCTGCCCTTCATGATCGAAGACGAGACGGACGTGGCCGAGAGCATCAGGCTCAAGTACCGCTACCTCGACCTGAGGCGCCCCAGCCTCCAAAAGGTGCTCCTGACCAGGCACGCGATCACCCGGACGGTGCGGCGCTTCCTGGACGACCACGGCTTCGTCGACGTCGAGACGCCTTTTTTGACCAAGAGCACGCCGGAAGGCGCCCGCGACTATCTCGTCCCGAGCAGGGTCAACCCAGGCATGTTCTTCGCGCTGCCCCAGTCTCCCCAGCTCTTCAAGCAGATCCTGATGGTTGCCGGGTTCGAGCGGTACTACCAGATCGTGAAGTGCTTCCGCGACGAGGACCTGCGCGCCGACCGGCAGCCCGAGTTCACCCAGATCGACCTCGAAATGTCCTTTGTGGAGGAGGCGGACGTGATGTCGCTCATGGAGGAGCTGCTCGCGGAGGTCTTCAGGGCCGTGAAGGGCGTGGAGCTTCAGCGGCCGTTCCCGCGGCTTGCCTTTCAGGAGGCCATGGACCGCTACGGCTCTGACAAGCCGGACACGCGCTTCGGGCTCGAGCTGAAAGACATTTCCGATATCGCGAAGGCGTCGGATTTCAAGGTCTTCCTCCAGGCCGTGGAGCTTGGCGGACAGGTGAAAGGGTTCGCGGCGCCGGGCATGGCGGGGCTTTCCCGCAAGGAAGTGGACGACCTCACGAACGAAGCGAAGATCTTCGGAGCGAAGGGATTGGCCTGGATCAAGGTGGTCGATTCCGGTTTCGAATCGCCCATCGCGAAATTCTTCAAGGACGGCCAGGTCAAGGCTATTGCGGACAGGCTCGGTGCGAAGCGCGGAGACCTCATGATGTTCATCGCCGACAACCGGAAGGTCGTGGCGGAAACGCTCGGGTATCTGCGGCTGCTTCTGGGTAAGCGGCTGAACCTGATCGACGAAAGCAGGTTCAATTTCCTGTGGGTCACGGACTTCCCGCTGGTAGAATGGAACGCAGACGAGAAGCGGTACGATGCCATGCACCACCCCTTCACGGCTCCCCGGGACGAGGACCTGCCGTTCATGGAATCGGACCCGCTCAAGGTCCGGGCCAAGGCGTACGACATCGTCCTGAACGGCTCCGAGATCGGCGGCGGCAGCATCCGCATCCACCGCTCCGAGGTCCAGTCGAAGATGTTCGGCCTGCTGAACATCAGCGAGGAGGACGCCCGCAAGAAGTTCGGCTTCCTGCTCGAAGCGCTCGAGTTCGGCGCGCCGCCCCACGGCGGTCTGGCCTTCGGGCTCGACCGGCTCACGGCGATCCTGACGGGCGCGACATCCATCCGCGACGTGATCGCGTTCCCGAAGACGCAGAAGGCGGTCTGCGTCATGACCGAGGCGCCCTCCCGGGTGACCCCGGCG